A single window of Labeo rohita strain BAU-BD-2019 chromosome 4, IGBB_LRoh.1.0, whole genome shotgun sequence DNA harbors:
- the cdpf1 gene encoding cysteine-rich DPF motif domain-containing protein 1 — protein MELNEGSALGVFTCELCEVSSPYSFYGQKPPNTRAIVLLEECYGMKDPFSPEREKFLVLGSKCSLCSKTVCVGTDCSLFYTKRFCLPCVRDHLQQFPEQVQNEVLRKKSVQKTSSS, from the exons ATGGAGTTGAACGAAGGATCCGCGCTCGGCGTCTTCACCTGCGAGCTTTGCGAAGTGTCCAGCCCGTACAGCTTCTACGGGCAGAAGCCGCCAAACACGAGAGCAATAGT GCTCTTAGAGGAATGCTACGGCATGAAGGATCCCTTCAGTCCAGAGAGAGAAAAGTTTCTTGTTTTAGGATCCAAGTGCAGTCTGTGCAGTAAGACGGTGTGTGTGGGAACG GACTGCAGTCTGTTCTACACCAAGCGCTTTTGTTTGCCCTGCGTGCGGGATCACCTTCAGCAGTTTCCAGAACAGGTTCAGAACGAGGTCCTGAGGAAGAAGAGTGTCCAGAAGACGTCGTCTTCATGA
- the pparaa gene encoding peroxisome proliferator-activated receptor alpha a, translating to MIQSLPWSSAMVDMPSLYSPLSPLGDPILDSPLCGELIDDMEVLEDISQSLSDDTFNSFHVLDYQNSNSAADSSTVLDVLTPASSPSSEVFASSAVQDENSSGSLALECRVCADRASGFHYGVHACEGCKGFFRRTIRLKLEYDKCERNCKIQKKNRNKCQYCRFRKCLAVGMSHNAIRFGRIPQSEKQRLKAEQDVSGKEEHKSRQPDTKSLARQMHEAYLKHFHMNKAKARVFLMGKTSTPPFVIHDMDTLQHAERKLLTQLLGDVASGDISTVREREVEARLFLFCQYTSVATVTELTEFAKAVPGFAALDLNDQVTLLKYGVYEALFTLLASCMNKDGLLVARGGGFITREFLKSLRKPFSDMMEPKFQFAMRFNALELDDSDLALFVAAIICCGDRPGLSDVSQIERIQESIIHALRLHLSSNHPDNALLFPKLLQKLADLRQLVTEHAELVQEINKMEDSSLHPLLQEIYRDMY from the exons ATGATACAAAGCTTGCCGTGGTCCAGCGCCATGGTAGACATGCCGAGCCTATACAGTCCCTTGTCCCCCCTGGGCGATCCTATTCTGGACAGCCCTCTGTGTGGAGAGCTCATTGATGACATGGAGGTGCTGGAGGACATCTCACAGTCCCTCAGCGATGATACCTTCAACTCCTTTCACGTACTGGACTACCAGAACAGCAACTCAGCAGCGGACAGCTCAACTGTCTTAG ATGTCTTAACACCGGCGTCTAGTCCGTCCTCAGAGGTGTTTGCGTCCAGCGCGGTTCAGGACGAGAACTCCTCCGGTTCTCTGGCCCTCGAGTGCCGCGTGTGCGCCGACCGGGCCTCAGGTTTCCACTACGGAGTGCACGCCTGCGAAGGGTGCAAG GGGTTCTTCAGGAGAACAATTCGACTCAAACTGGAGTACGACAAGTGCGAACGCAACTGCAAGATCCAGAAAAAGAACCGCAACAAATGTCAATACTGCCGTTTCCGCAAGTGCCTTGCAGTGGGCATGTCCCACAACG CTATCCGTTTTGGGCGGATACCCCAATCTGAGAAGCAGAGGCTAAAAGCAGAGCAGGACGTCAGCGGGAAAGAGGAGCACAAGTCCCGGCAGCCGGACACTAAGAGTCTGGCTAGGCAAATGCATGAAGCCTACCTCAAACACTTCCATATGAACAAAGCCAAAGCACGTGTGTTTCTCATGGGCAAAACCAGCACTCCG CCCTTCGTCATCCACGACATGGACACTCTCCAGCACGCCGAGCGTAAGCTACTCACCCAGCTGCTGGGCGACGTGGCGTCCGGAGACATCTCCACCGTGCGGGAGAGAGAAGTGGAGGCCCGGCTCTTCCTGTTCTGTCAGTACACCTCGGTGGCGACGGTCACGGAGCTGACGGAGTTCGCCAAGGCCGTGCCCGGCTTCGCCGCCCTGGACCTCAACGACCAGGTGACTCTGCTGAAGTACGGCGTTTACGAGGCGCTCTTCACCCTGCTGGCCTCCTGCATGAACAAAGACGGGCTGCTGGTGGCTCGCGGCGGAGGCTTCATCACTCGCGAATTTCTGAAGAGCCTTCGCAAACCCTTCAGCGACATGATGGAGCCCAAATTTCAGTTCGCCATGAGGTTCAACGCCCTAGAGCTGGACGACAGCGACCTGGCGCTGTTCGTGGCCGCCATCATCTGCTGCGGAG ACCGTCCAGGACTGAGCGACGTGTCTCAGATCGAGCGCATCCAGGAGAGCATCATCCACGCCTTACGGCTCCACCTGTCGTCCAACCACCCCGACAACGCCTTGCTCTTTCCCAAGCTGCTGCAGAAACTGGCCGACCTGCGGCAGCTGGTGACGGAGCACGCCGAGCTGGTCCAGGAGATCAACAAGATGGAAGACTCTTCACTCCACCCGCTTCTGCAGGAGATCTACAGAGACATGTACTGA
- the cdkn1ba gene encoding cyclin-dependent kinase inhibitor 1Ba encodes MSKVRVSNGSPTLERVDARQADHAKLPVCRNLFGPVDREEFERDVREQMLEIEKASKEKWNYDFAKNEPLAPGDYEWQEVDADEMPEFYTRPPRVKRDTSSGTVDHNGNHDCLLTTPSRESARGDSDNAEPGSRSDCRTALTTPRKRPSTEEQDLPCQSKRPNVQATEANCCPDASSHDYAPSKSDPKT; translated from the exons ATGTCAAAAGTGCGCGTCTCCAATGGAAGCCCGACGCTGGAGAGGGTGGACGCGAGGCAGGCGGATCACGCCAAACTCCCCGTCTGCAGAAACCTCTTCGGCCCCGTGGATCGCGAAGAGTTCGAGAGGGACGTCAGGGAGCAAATGCTGGAGATCGAGAAAGCGTCCAAGGAAAAGTGGAATTACGACTTCGCCAAAAACGAGCCGCTCGCGCCGGGCGACTACGAGTGGCAGGAGGTGGACGCCGACGAGATGCCGGAATTTTACACCAGACCGCCTCGCGTCAAACGGGATACCTCGAGCGGGACTGTGGATCATAACGGGAACCACGACTGTTTGTTGACAACTCCCTCCCGGGAGAGCGCGCGGGGGGACTCTGACAACGCGGAGCCCGGGAGTCGCTCGGATTGCAGGACGGCGCTGACCACGCCGAGGAAAAGACCGTCGACAGAGGAGCAGG ATCTTCCTTGCCAAAGCAAAAGACCCAACGTCCAAGCGACCGAGGCGAACTGCTGTCCAGATGCGAGTTCGCACGACTACGCGCCCAGCAAGTCGGATCCCAAAACGTAA